A window from Streptomyces sp. NBC_00271 encodes these proteins:
- a CDS encoding TerD family protein, which produces MITLTKEDGPADLDGVTHLSIGVSWDPTAGSSGGVMGVLRRKTGTDLDLIAIAMQGTDPVRLAGLDSLDPMGNGSLVHSGDNQTGRGEGDDETLTVEFARIPPNITAIVFIAAAFKKGSSFQKARNISFKVYDATGGTTQQVADIWPSLLTQDNGCAVAKAVRVDGSWKLEVINVTGKIKQGDEHALMRFAVSK; this is translated from the coding sequence ATGATTACGCTCACCAAAGAAGACGGCCCGGCGGATCTGGACGGAGTCACCCATCTGTCCATCGGAGTGTCCTGGGATCCCACCGCGGGCAGCAGCGGTGGAGTGATGGGCGTACTCCGCCGCAAGACCGGCACCGACCTGGACCTGATAGCCATCGCGATGCAGGGCACGGACCCGGTGCGCCTGGCGGGCCTCGACTCGCTCGACCCCATGGGCAACGGCTCCCTGGTCCACAGCGGTGACAACCAGACCGGGCGCGGGGAGGGTGACGACGAGACGTTGACGGTCGAGTTCGCCCGCATACCGCCCAACATCACGGCGATCGTGTTCATCGCCGCCGCCTTCAAGAAGGGCAGTTCCTTCCAGAAGGCCCGCAACATCAGCTTCAAGGTGTACGACGCGACCGGCGGCACCACTCAGCAGGTCGCCGACATCTGGCCGAGCCTGCTCACCCAGGACAACGGGTGCGCCGTGGCCAAGGCCGTTCGGGTCGACGGCAGCTGGAAGCTCGAGGTCATCAATGTGACGGGGAAGATCAAGCAGGGTGACGAGCACGCCCTGATGCGCTTCGCCGTCAGCAAGTAG